From the Gasterosteus aculeatus chromosome 13, fGasAcu3.hap1.1, whole genome shotgun sequence genome, one window contains:
- the LOC120830852 gene encoding zinc-binding protein A33-like, whose product MAEKIAVVESYLSCHVCSETFRDPVSLSCSHSFCSSCLQRFWEQAGNKNCPICKSKSSTDEPAVNLTLKGLADSFADRQNNGSTQTEPEKEKEEVVCEEHPEVPYWFCEDEQKAVCPVCEFSLHQSHKVVPLEQAVRNLKDQLRSDLKSLQDKRNKHQQVEKTYNEVIQLSKKQLVSTKRKIRAEFNKLHQFLREEEESRLAALREEEEQKGKTISREMKMIEEQISSLSDSISAVEEDLQKDNVSFLSSYKATQTRARVQSSLTDPQLVSGVLIDVAKHLGNLSFRVWEKMKDLVHFSPVILDPNTAAKILYLSDDLTSVRHGDTNQQLPDNPERFTKYAEVLGSEGFSSGKHSWEVKVGDHPHWFVGLVKESVNRRGARGFSPGDGCWCLVFHSGKYTDGAGQTVRVKKRLQRIRVQLDYDRGDVSFYDPEDMTHICTHRDTFTEKLFPLFIIGKSDDAKTADIKICQTDVSL is encoded by the coding sequence ATGGCTGAAAAAATCGCTGTTGTTGAAAGTTACCTGAGCTGCCATGTTTGTTCAGAGACGTTCAGAGATCCCGTGTCTctgagctgcagccacagctTCTGTTCAAGCTGCCTGCAGCGATTCTGGGAACAAGCTGGAAACAAGAACTGTCCCATCTGTAAAAGTAAGTCCTCAACGGATGAACCAGCAGTGAACTTAACACTGAAGGGACTCGCTGACTCCTTTGCTGACAGACAGAATAATGGATCAACTCAGACGGaaccagagaaggagaaagaggaggtggtGTGTGAAGAACATCCAGAAGTCCCTTATTGGTTCTGTGAGGATGAGCAGAAAGCTGTGTGTCCTGTCTGTGAGTTCTCTCTCCACCAGAGTCACAAGGTGGTTCCTCTAGAACAAGCAGTCAGGAACCTGAAGGACCAGCTGCGATCTGACTTGAAGTCTCTGCAAGACAAGAGgaacaaacaccaacaagtgGAGAAAACATACAATGAAGTGATCCAACTCTCCAAGAAGCAGCTGGTGTCCACAAAGAGGAAGATCAGAGCAGAGTTCAACAAGCTCCACCAGTtcctgagagaggaagaggagtccagACTGGCAgctctgagggaggaagaggagcagaaggggaagaccatcagcagagagatgaagatgattgaggagcagatctcctctctgtcagacagcatctctgctgttgaagaagacctgcagaaagacaacGTGTCGTTCCTCAGCAGTTATAAAGCCACTCAGACCAGAGCCAGAGTCCAGAGCTCACTGACAGATCCACAGCTGGTCTCAGGAGTGCTGATAGATGTGGCCAAACACCTGGGAAACCTGTCCTTCAGAGtctgggagaagatgaaggacctGGTCCACTTCAGTCCAGTCATTCTGGACCCAAACACTGCAGCCAAGATTCTCTATCTGTCTGATGATCTGACCAGTGTGAGACATGGAGACACAAACCAGCAGCTTCCTGATAATCCAGAGAGATTCACTAAGTATGCAGAGGTTCTGGGCTCTGAGGGCTTCAGCTCAGGGAAACACAGCTGGGAGGTGAAGGTGGGAGACCATCCTCACTGGTTTGTAGGTTTGGTTAAAGAGTCAGTTAACAGGAGGGGAGCGAGAGGTTTTTCACCAGGTGATGGATGCTGGTGTTTAGTTTTTCACAGTGGAAAATACACTGATGGAGCTGGTCAGACTGTGAGAGTGAAGAAGAGACTCCAGAGGATCAGAGTCCAGCTGGACTACGACAGGGGGGACGTGTCCTTCTACGACCCTGAAGACATGACTCACATCtgcactcacagagacactttCACGGAGAAACTCTTCCCATTGTTTATTATTGGAAAGTCTGATGATGCTAAAACTGCTGATATCAAAATCTGTCAAACTGATGTTTCTCTGTGA
- the LOC120830851 gene encoding zinc-binding protein A33-like yields MAEKIAVVESYLSCHICSETFRDPVSLSCSHSFCSSCLQRFWEQAGNKNCPICKSKSSTDEPAVNLTLKGLADSFADRQNNGSTQTEPEKEKEEVVCEEHPEVPYWFCEDEQKAVCPVCEFSLHQSHKVVPLEQAVRNLKDQLRSDLKSLQDKKDKHQQVEKTYNQVIQLSKEQLVSTERKIRAEFNKLHQFLREEEESRLAALRKEEEQKGKTISREMKMIEEQISSLSDSISAVEEDLQKDKVSFLSSYKATQTRARVQSSLTDPQLVSGALIDVAKHQGNLSFIVWEKMKDLVHFSPVILDPNTADYILYLSDDLTSVRYGDTKQQLPDNPERFTEYTEVLGSEGFSSGKHSWEVEVGDHPHWFVGLVKESVNRKGKTGASPADGCWCLFYRIGKYTNGAGQTVRVKKRLQRIRVQLDYDRGDVSFYDPEDTTHIYTHRDTFTEKLFPWFNIGESDDAKTADIKICQADVSL; encoded by the coding sequence ATGGCTGAAAAAATCGCTGTTGTTGAAAGTTACCTGAGCTGCCATATTTGTTCAGAGACGTTCAGAGATCCCGTGTCTctgagctgcagccacagctTCTGTTCAAGCTGCCTGCAGCGATTCTGGGAACAAGCTGGAAACAAGAACTGTCCCATCTGTAAAAGTAAGTCCTCAACGGATGAACCAGCAGTGAACTTAACACTGAAGGGACTCGCTGACTCCTTTGCTGACAGACAGAATAATGGATCAACTCAGACGGaaccagagaaggagaaagaggaggtggtGTGTGAAGAACATCCAGAAGTCCCTTATTGGTTCTGTGAGGATGAGCAGAAAGCTGTGTGTCCTGTCTGTGAGTTCTCTCTCCACCAGAGTCACAAGGTGGTTCCTCTAGAACAAGCAGTCAGGAACCTGAAGGACCAGCTGAGATCTGACTTGAAGTCTCTGCAGGACAAGaaggacaaacaccaacaaGTGGAGAAAACATACAATCAAGTGATCCAACTCTCCAAGGAGCAGCTGGTGTCCACAGAGAGGAAAATCAGAGCAGAGTTCAACAAGCTCCACCAGTtcctgagagaggaagaggagtccagACTGGCAGCTctgaggaaggaagaggagcagaaggggaagaccatcagcagagagatgaagatgattgaggagcagatctcctctctgtcagacagcatctctgctgttgaagaagacctgcagaaagacaaggtGTCGTTCCTCAGCAGTTATAAAGCCACTCAGACCAGAGCCAGAGTCCAGAGCTCACTGACAGATCCACAGCTGGTCTCAGGAGCGCTGATAGATGTGGCCAAACACCAGGGCAACCTGTCCTTCATAGtctgggagaagatgaaggacctGGTCCACTTCAGTCCTGTCATTCTGGACCCAAACACTGCAGACTACATTCTCTATCTGTCTGATGATCTGACCAGTGTGAGATATggagacacaaagcagcagcttcCTGATAATCCAGAGAGATTCACTGAGTATACAGAAGTTCTGGGCTCTGAGGGCTTCAGCTCAGGGAAACACagctgggaggtggaggtgggagacCATCCTCACTGGTTTGTAGGTTTGGTTAAAGAGTCAGTCAACAGGAAGGGAAAGACAGGTGCTTCACCAGCTGATGGATGCTGGTGTTTATTCTATCGCATTGGAAAATACACTAATGGAGCTGGTCAGACTGTCAGAGTGAAGAAGAGACTCCAGAGGATCAGAGTCCAGCTGGACTATGACAGGGGGGACGTGTCCTTCTACGACCCTGAAGACACGACTCACATctacactcacagagacactttCACTGAGAAACTCTTCCCATGGTTTAATATTGGAGAGTCTGATGACGCTAAAACTGCTGATATCAAAATCTGTCAAGCTGATGTTTCCCTGTGA